From the genome of Chlorocebus sabaeus isolate Y175 chromosome 2, mChlSab1.0.hap1, whole genome shotgun sequence, one region includes:
- the UCKL1 gene encoding uridine-cytidine kinase-like 1 isoform X2 — MAAPPARADADPSPTSPPTARDPPGRQTEKSETACEDRNAESLDRLLPPVGTGHSPRKRTTSQCKSEPPLLRTSKRTIYTAGRPPWYNEHGTQSKEAFAIGLGGGSASGKTTVARMIIEALDVPWVVLLSMDSFYKVLTEQQQEQAAHNNFNFDHPDAFDFDLIISTLKKLKQGKSVKVPVYDFTTHSRKRDWKTLYGANVIIFEGIMAFADKTLLELLDMKIFVDTDSDIRLVRRLRRDISERGRDIEGVIKQYNKFVKPSFDQYIQPTMRLADIVVPRGSGNTVAIDLIVQHVHSQLEERELSVRAALASAHQCHPLPQTLSVLKSTPQVRGMHTIIRDKETSRDEFIFYSKRLMRLLIEHALSFLPFQDCVVRTPQGQDYAGKCYAGKQITGVSILRAGETMEPALRAVCKDVRIGTILIQTNQLTGEPELHYLRLPKDISDDHVILMDCTVSTGAAAMMAVRVLLDHDVPEDKIFLLSLLMAEMGVHSVAYAFPRVRIITTAVDKRVNDLFRIIPGIGNFGDRYFGTDAVPDGSDEEEVAYTG, encoded by the exons ATGGCTGCGCCCCCGGCCCGCGCGGACGCCGACCCCTCGCCCACGTCGCCACCTACGGCCCGAGACCCGCCAGGCCGGCAGACTGAGAAAAGCGAGACCGCGTGCGAGGACCG CAATGCAGAGTCCCTGgacaggctcctgccacctgtGGGCACCGGGCACTCTCCCCGGAAGCGGACCACCAGCCAGTGCAAGTCGGAGCCTCCCCTGCTGCGCACCAGCAAGCGCACCATCTACACCGCAGGGCGGCCGCCCTGGTACAACGAGCACGGCACGCAGTCCAAGGAGGCCTTCGCCATCG GCCTAGGAGGTGGCAGTGCCTCTGGGAAGACCACTGTTGCCAGAATGATCATTGAAGCCCTGGACGTGCCCTGGGTGGTCTTGCTGTCCATGGACTCCTTCTACAAG GTGCTGACTGAGCAGCAACAGGAACAGGCCGCACACAACAACTTCAACTTCGACCACCCGGACGCCTTTGACTTCGACCTCATCATTTCCACCCTCAAGAAACTGAAGCAGGGGAAGAGTGTCAAGGTGCCCGTCTATGACTTCACCACGCACAGCCGGAAGAGGGACTGG AAAACACTGTATGGTGCAAACGTCATCATCTTTGAGGGCATCATGGCCTTTGCTGACAAGACACTGCTGGAG CTCCTGGACATGAAGATCTTTGTGGACACAGACTCTGACATCCGCCTGGTACGGCGGCTGCGCCGGGACATCAGTGAGCGCGGCCGGGACATCGAGGGTGTCATCAAGCAGTACAACAAGTTTGTCAAGCCCTCCTTCGACCAGTACATCCAGCCCACCATGCGGCTGGCAGACATCGTGGTGCCCAGAG GGAGCGGCAACACGGTGGCCATCGACCTGATCGTGCAGCACGTGCACAGCCAGCTGGAGGAG CGTGAACTCAGCGTCAG GGCTGCGCTGGCCTCGGCACACCAGTGCCACCCCCTGCCCCAGACGCTGAGCGTCCTGAAGAGCACGCCGCAGGTGCGAGGCATGCACACCATCATCAG GGACAAGGAGACCAGTCGCGACGAGTTCATCTTCTACTCCAAGAGACTGATGCGGCTGCTCATCGAGCACGCGCTCTCCTTCCTACCCTTTCAG GACTGCGTTGTGCGGACCCCGCAGGGGCAGGACTACGCGGGCAAGTGCTATGCGGGGAAGCAG ATCACAGGTGTGTCCATCCTGCGTGCCGGTGAAACCATGGAGCCCGCCCTGCGCGCCGTGTGCAAAGACGTGCGCATCGGCACCATCCTCATCCAGACCAACCAGCTTACCGGGGAGCCCGAG CTGCACTACCTGAGGCTGCCCAAGGACATCAGCGATGACCACGTGATCCTCATGGACTGCACCGTGTCCACGGGCGCCGCGGCCATGATGGCGGTGCGCGTGCTCCTG GACCACGACGTGCCTGAGGACAAGATCTTTCTGCTGTCACTGCTCATGGCAGAGATGGGCGTGCACTCAGTGGCCTACGCGTTTCCACGCGTGAGAATCATCACCACGGCGGTGGACAAGCGGGTCAATGACCTTTTCCGCATCATCCCAGGCATTG GGAACTTTGGCGACCGCTACTTTGGGACAGACGCGGTCCCCGATGGCAGTGACGAGGAGGAAGTGGCCTACACGGGTTAG
- the UCKL1 gene encoding uridine-cytidine kinase-like 1 isoform X1 translates to MAAPPARADADPSPTSPPTARDPPGRQTEKSETACEDRNAESLDRLLPPVGTGHSPRKRTTSQCKSEPPLLRTSKRTIYTAGRPPWYNEHGTQSKEAFAIGLGGGSASGKTTVARMIIEALDVPWVVLLSMDSFYKVLTEQQQEQAAHNNFNFDHPDAFDFDLIISTLKKLKQGKSVKVPVYDFTTHSRKRDWKTLYGANVIIFEGIMAFADKTLLELLDMKIFVDTDSDIRLVRRLRRDISERGRDIEGVIKQYNKFVKPSFDQYIQPTMRLADIVVPRGSGNTVAIDLIVQHVHSQLEERKLRWDMAALASAHQCHPLPQTLSVLKSTPQVRGMHTIIRDKETSRDEFIFYSKRLMRLLIEHALSFLPFQDCVVRTPQGQDYAGKCYAGKQITGVSILRAGETMEPALRAVCKDVRIGTILIQTNQLTGEPELHYLRLPKDISDDHVILMDCTVSTGAAAMMAVRVLLDHDVPEDKIFLLSLLMAEMGVHSVAYAFPRVRIITTAVDKRVNDLFRIIPGIGNFGDRYFGTDAVPDGSDEEEVAYTG, encoded by the exons ATGGCTGCGCCCCCGGCCCGCGCGGACGCCGACCCCTCGCCCACGTCGCCACCTACGGCCCGAGACCCGCCAGGCCGGCAGACTGAGAAAAGCGAGACCGCGTGCGAGGACCG CAATGCAGAGTCCCTGgacaggctcctgccacctgtGGGCACCGGGCACTCTCCCCGGAAGCGGACCACCAGCCAGTGCAAGTCGGAGCCTCCCCTGCTGCGCACCAGCAAGCGCACCATCTACACCGCAGGGCGGCCGCCCTGGTACAACGAGCACGGCACGCAGTCCAAGGAGGCCTTCGCCATCG GCCTAGGAGGTGGCAGTGCCTCTGGGAAGACCACTGTTGCCAGAATGATCATTGAAGCCCTGGACGTGCCCTGGGTGGTCTTGCTGTCCATGGACTCCTTCTACAAG GTGCTGACTGAGCAGCAACAGGAACAGGCCGCACACAACAACTTCAACTTCGACCACCCGGACGCCTTTGACTTCGACCTCATCATTTCCACCCTCAAGAAACTGAAGCAGGGGAAGAGTGTCAAGGTGCCCGTCTATGACTTCACCACGCACAGCCGGAAGAGGGACTGG AAAACACTGTATGGTGCAAACGTCATCATCTTTGAGGGCATCATGGCCTTTGCTGACAAGACACTGCTGGAG CTCCTGGACATGAAGATCTTTGTGGACACAGACTCTGACATCCGCCTGGTACGGCGGCTGCGCCGGGACATCAGTGAGCGCGGCCGGGACATCGAGGGTGTCATCAAGCAGTACAACAAGTTTGTCAAGCCCTCCTTCGACCAGTACATCCAGCCCACCATGCGGCTGGCAGACATCGTGGTGCCCAGAG GGAGCGGCAACACGGTGGCCATCGACCTGATCGTGCAGCACGTGCACAGCCAGCTGGAGGAG AGGAAGCTACGTTGGGATAT GGCTGCGCTGGCCTCGGCACACCAGTGCCACCCCCTGCCCCAGACGCTGAGCGTCCTGAAGAGCACGCCGCAGGTGCGAGGCATGCACACCATCATCAG GGACAAGGAGACCAGTCGCGACGAGTTCATCTTCTACTCCAAGAGACTGATGCGGCTGCTCATCGAGCACGCGCTCTCCTTCCTACCCTTTCAG GACTGCGTTGTGCGGACCCCGCAGGGGCAGGACTACGCGGGCAAGTGCTATGCGGGGAAGCAG ATCACAGGTGTGTCCATCCTGCGTGCCGGTGAAACCATGGAGCCCGCCCTGCGCGCCGTGTGCAAAGACGTGCGCATCGGCACCATCCTCATCCAGACCAACCAGCTTACCGGGGAGCCCGAG CTGCACTACCTGAGGCTGCCCAAGGACATCAGCGATGACCACGTGATCCTCATGGACTGCACCGTGTCCACGGGCGCCGCGGCCATGATGGCGGTGCGCGTGCTCCTG GACCACGACGTGCCTGAGGACAAGATCTTTCTGCTGTCACTGCTCATGGCAGAGATGGGCGTGCACTCAGTGGCCTACGCGTTTCCACGCGTGAGAATCATCACCACGGCGGTGGACAAGCGGGTCAATGACCTTTTCCGCATCATCCCAGGCATTG GGAACTTTGGCGACCGCTACTTTGGGACAGACGCGGTCCCCGATGGCAGTGACGAGGAGGAAGTGGCCTACACGGGTTAG
- the UCKL1 gene encoding uridine-cytidine kinase-like 1 isoform X4 has translation MAAPPARADADPSPTSPPTARDPPGRQTEKSETACEDRNAESLDRLLPPVGTGHSPRKRTTSQCKSEPPLLRTSKRTIYTAGRPPWYNEHGTQSKEAFAIGLGGGSASGKTTVARMIIEALDVPWVVLLSMDSFYKVLTEQQQEQAAHNNFNFDHPDAFDFDLIISTLKKLKQGKSVKVPVYDFTTHSRKRDWKTLYGANVIIFEGIMAFADKTLLELLDMKIFVDTDSDIRLVRRLRRDISERGRDIEGVIKQYNKFVKPSFDQYIQPTMRLADIVVPRGSGNTVAIDLIVQHVHSQLEERELSVRAALASAHQCHPLPQTLSVLKSTPQVRGMHTIIRDKETSRDEFIFYSKRLMRLLIEHALSFLPFQDCVVRTPQGQDYAGKCYAGKQITGVSILRAGETMEPALRAVCKDVRIGTILIQTNQLTGEPEDHDVPEDKIFLLSLLMAEMGVHSVAYAFPRVRIITTAVDKRVNDLFRIIPGIGNFGDRYFGTDAVPDGSDEEEVAYTG, from the exons ATGGCTGCGCCCCCGGCCCGCGCGGACGCCGACCCCTCGCCCACGTCGCCACCTACGGCCCGAGACCCGCCAGGCCGGCAGACTGAGAAAAGCGAGACCGCGTGCGAGGACCG CAATGCAGAGTCCCTGgacaggctcctgccacctgtGGGCACCGGGCACTCTCCCCGGAAGCGGACCACCAGCCAGTGCAAGTCGGAGCCTCCCCTGCTGCGCACCAGCAAGCGCACCATCTACACCGCAGGGCGGCCGCCCTGGTACAACGAGCACGGCACGCAGTCCAAGGAGGCCTTCGCCATCG GCCTAGGAGGTGGCAGTGCCTCTGGGAAGACCACTGTTGCCAGAATGATCATTGAAGCCCTGGACGTGCCCTGGGTGGTCTTGCTGTCCATGGACTCCTTCTACAAG GTGCTGACTGAGCAGCAACAGGAACAGGCCGCACACAACAACTTCAACTTCGACCACCCGGACGCCTTTGACTTCGACCTCATCATTTCCACCCTCAAGAAACTGAAGCAGGGGAAGAGTGTCAAGGTGCCCGTCTATGACTTCACCACGCACAGCCGGAAGAGGGACTGG AAAACACTGTATGGTGCAAACGTCATCATCTTTGAGGGCATCATGGCCTTTGCTGACAAGACACTGCTGGAG CTCCTGGACATGAAGATCTTTGTGGACACAGACTCTGACATCCGCCTGGTACGGCGGCTGCGCCGGGACATCAGTGAGCGCGGCCGGGACATCGAGGGTGTCATCAAGCAGTACAACAAGTTTGTCAAGCCCTCCTTCGACCAGTACATCCAGCCCACCATGCGGCTGGCAGACATCGTGGTGCCCAGAG GGAGCGGCAACACGGTGGCCATCGACCTGATCGTGCAGCACGTGCACAGCCAGCTGGAGGAG CGTGAACTCAGCGTCAG GGCTGCGCTGGCCTCGGCACACCAGTGCCACCCCCTGCCCCAGACGCTGAGCGTCCTGAAGAGCACGCCGCAGGTGCGAGGCATGCACACCATCATCAG GGACAAGGAGACCAGTCGCGACGAGTTCATCTTCTACTCCAAGAGACTGATGCGGCTGCTCATCGAGCACGCGCTCTCCTTCCTACCCTTTCAG GACTGCGTTGTGCGGACCCCGCAGGGGCAGGACTACGCGGGCAAGTGCTATGCGGGGAAGCAG ATCACAGGTGTGTCCATCCTGCGTGCCGGTGAAACCATGGAGCCCGCCCTGCGCGCCGTGTGCAAAGACGTGCGCATCGGCACCATCCTCATCCAGACCAACCAGCTTACCGGGGAGCCCGAG GACCACGACGTGCCTGAGGACAAGATCTTTCTGCTGTCACTGCTCATGGCAGAGATGGGCGTGCACTCAGTGGCCTACGCGTTTCCACGCGTGAGAATCATCACCACGGCGGTGGACAAGCGGGTCAATGACCTTTTCCGCATCATCCCAGGCATTG GGAACTTTGGCGACCGCTACTTTGGGACAGACGCGGTCCCCGATGGCAGTGACGAGGAGGAAGTGGCCTACACGGGTTAG
- the UCKL1 gene encoding uridine-cytidine kinase-like 1 isoform X3, whose translation MAAPPARADADPSPTSPPTARDPPGRQTEKSETACEDRNAESLDRLLPPVGTGHSPRKRTTSQCKSEPPLLRTSKRTIYTAGRPPWYNEHGTQSKEAFAIGLGGGSASGKTTVARMIIEALDVPWVVLLSMDSFYKVLTEQQQEQAAHNNFNFDHPDAFDFDLIISTLKKLKQGKSVKVPVYDFTTHSRKRDWKTLYGANVIIFEGIMAFADKTLLELLDMKIFVDTDSDIRLVRRLRRDISERGRDIEGVIKQYNKFVKPSFDQYIQPTMRLADIVVPRGSGNTVAIDLIVQHVHSQLEERKLRWDMAALASAHQCHPLPQTLSVLKSTPQVRGMHTIIRDKETSRDEFIFYSKRLMRLLIEHALSFLPFQDCVVRTPQGQDYAGKCYAGKQITGVSILRAGETMEPALRAVCKDVRIGTILIQTNQLTGEPEDHDVPEDKIFLLSLLMAEMGVHSVAYAFPRVRIITTAVDKRVNDLFRIIPGIGNFGDRYFGTDAVPDGSDEEEVAYTG comes from the exons ATGGCTGCGCCCCCGGCCCGCGCGGACGCCGACCCCTCGCCCACGTCGCCACCTACGGCCCGAGACCCGCCAGGCCGGCAGACTGAGAAAAGCGAGACCGCGTGCGAGGACCG CAATGCAGAGTCCCTGgacaggctcctgccacctgtGGGCACCGGGCACTCTCCCCGGAAGCGGACCACCAGCCAGTGCAAGTCGGAGCCTCCCCTGCTGCGCACCAGCAAGCGCACCATCTACACCGCAGGGCGGCCGCCCTGGTACAACGAGCACGGCACGCAGTCCAAGGAGGCCTTCGCCATCG GCCTAGGAGGTGGCAGTGCCTCTGGGAAGACCACTGTTGCCAGAATGATCATTGAAGCCCTGGACGTGCCCTGGGTGGTCTTGCTGTCCATGGACTCCTTCTACAAG GTGCTGACTGAGCAGCAACAGGAACAGGCCGCACACAACAACTTCAACTTCGACCACCCGGACGCCTTTGACTTCGACCTCATCATTTCCACCCTCAAGAAACTGAAGCAGGGGAAGAGTGTCAAGGTGCCCGTCTATGACTTCACCACGCACAGCCGGAAGAGGGACTGG AAAACACTGTATGGTGCAAACGTCATCATCTTTGAGGGCATCATGGCCTTTGCTGACAAGACACTGCTGGAG CTCCTGGACATGAAGATCTTTGTGGACACAGACTCTGACATCCGCCTGGTACGGCGGCTGCGCCGGGACATCAGTGAGCGCGGCCGGGACATCGAGGGTGTCATCAAGCAGTACAACAAGTTTGTCAAGCCCTCCTTCGACCAGTACATCCAGCCCACCATGCGGCTGGCAGACATCGTGGTGCCCAGAG GGAGCGGCAACACGGTGGCCATCGACCTGATCGTGCAGCACGTGCACAGCCAGCTGGAGGAG AGGAAGCTACGTTGGGATAT GGCTGCGCTGGCCTCGGCACACCAGTGCCACCCCCTGCCCCAGACGCTGAGCGTCCTGAAGAGCACGCCGCAGGTGCGAGGCATGCACACCATCATCAG GGACAAGGAGACCAGTCGCGACGAGTTCATCTTCTACTCCAAGAGACTGATGCGGCTGCTCATCGAGCACGCGCTCTCCTTCCTACCCTTTCAG GACTGCGTTGTGCGGACCCCGCAGGGGCAGGACTACGCGGGCAAGTGCTATGCGGGGAAGCAG ATCACAGGTGTGTCCATCCTGCGTGCCGGTGAAACCATGGAGCCCGCCCTGCGCGCCGTGTGCAAAGACGTGCGCATCGGCACCATCCTCATCCAGACCAACCAGCTTACCGGGGAGCCCGAG GACCACGACGTGCCTGAGGACAAGATCTTTCTGCTGTCACTGCTCATGGCAGAGATGGGCGTGCACTCAGTGGCCTACGCGTTTCCACGCGTGAGAATCATCACCACGGCGGTGGACAAGCGGGTCAATGACCTTTTCCGCATCATCCCAGGCATTG GGAACTTTGGCGACCGCTACTTTGGGACAGACGCGGTCCCCGATGGCAGTGACGAGGAGGAAGTGGCCTACACGGGTTAG
- the UCKL1 gene encoding uridine-cytidine kinase-like 1 isoform X5: protein MAFADKTLLELLDMKIFVDTDSDIRLVRRLRRDISERGRDIEGVIKQYNKFVKPSFDQYIQPTMRLADIVVPRGSGNTVAIDLIVQHVHSQLEERELSVRAALASAHQCHPLPQTLSVLKSTPQVRGMHTIIRDKETSRDEFIFYSKRLMRLLIEHALSFLPFQDCVVRTPQGQDYAGKCYAGKQITGVSILRAGETMEPALRAVCKDVRIGTILIQTNQLTGEPELHYLRLPKDISDDHVILMDCTVSTGAAAMMAVRVLLDHDVPEDKIFLLSLLMAEMGVHSVAYAFPRVRIITTAVDKRVNDLFRIIPGIGNFGDRYFGTDAVPDGSDEEEVAYTG, encoded by the exons ATGGCCTTTGCTGACAAGACACTGCTGGAG CTCCTGGACATGAAGATCTTTGTGGACACAGACTCTGACATCCGCCTGGTACGGCGGCTGCGCCGGGACATCAGTGAGCGCGGCCGGGACATCGAGGGTGTCATCAAGCAGTACAACAAGTTTGTCAAGCCCTCCTTCGACCAGTACATCCAGCCCACCATGCGGCTGGCAGACATCGTGGTGCCCAGAG GGAGCGGCAACACGGTGGCCATCGACCTGATCGTGCAGCACGTGCACAGCCAGCTGGAGGAG CGTGAACTCAGCGTCAG GGCTGCGCTGGCCTCGGCACACCAGTGCCACCCCCTGCCCCAGACGCTGAGCGTCCTGAAGAGCACGCCGCAGGTGCGAGGCATGCACACCATCATCAG GGACAAGGAGACCAGTCGCGACGAGTTCATCTTCTACTCCAAGAGACTGATGCGGCTGCTCATCGAGCACGCGCTCTCCTTCCTACCCTTTCAG GACTGCGTTGTGCGGACCCCGCAGGGGCAGGACTACGCGGGCAAGTGCTATGCGGGGAAGCAG ATCACAGGTGTGTCCATCCTGCGTGCCGGTGAAACCATGGAGCCCGCCCTGCGCGCCGTGTGCAAAGACGTGCGCATCGGCACCATCCTCATCCAGACCAACCAGCTTACCGGGGAGCCCGAG CTGCACTACCTGAGGCTGCCCAAGGACATCAGCGATGACCACGTGATCCTCATGGACTGCACCGTGTCCACGGGCGCCGCGGCCATGATGGCGGTGCGCGTGCTCCTG GACCACGACGTGCCTGAGGACAAGATCTTTCTGCTGTCACTGCTCATGGCAGAGATGGGCGTGCACTCAGTGGCCTACGCGTTTCCACGCGTGAGAATCATCACCACGGCGGTGGACAAGCGGGTCAATGACCTTTTCCGCATCATCCCAGGCATTG GGAACTTTGGCGACCGCTACTTTGGGACAGACGCGGTCCCCGATGGCAGTGACGAGGAGGAAGTGGCCTACACGGGTTAG